Proteins encoded in a region of the Trichomycterus rosablanca isolate fTriRos1 chromosome 26, fTriRos1.hap1, whole genome shotgun sequence genome:
- the cabp7b gene encoding calcium-binding protein 7 encodes MPVRAVPSRFMYRGLCSVPDILSYRTPVSLPEDEVEEIREAFEVFDRDGNGFISKQELGVAMRSLGYMPNEVELEVIIKRLDMDGDGQVGFEEFVTLLGPKLSSVGMPDKFHGADFDSIFWKCDMQTLTVEELKRLLYETFCDHLTMKDIENIIMTEESHLNTAECQVDIDTGSMQQVKHTCVRKSLICAFAIAFIISVMLIAANQMLRRGMK; translated from the exons ATGCCCGTGCGCGCAGTGCCCTCCAGGTTCATGTACAGGGGACTCTGCTCGGTGCCAGACATCCTCTCTTACAGGACTCCCGTCAGCCTCCCCGAGGATGAAGTTGAGG AGATCCGAGAGGCCTTTGAAGTGTTTGACCGTGATGGGAATGGCTTTATCTCAAAGCAGGAGCTGGGTGTGGCCATGAGATCTCTGGGTTATATGCCCAACGAGGTGGAACTGGAGGTCATCATTAAGAGACTGGATATGGACG GTGACGGCCAGGTCGGCTTTGAGGAGTTTGTAACGCTGCTCGGCCCTAAGCTGTCATCAGTTGGCATGCCTGACAAGTTTCACGGAGCAGACTTTGATTCTATATTTTGGAAG TGCGATATGCAGACGCTGACGGTGGAAGAGCTGAAGAGACTGCTGTACGAAACGTTCTGCGATCACCTGACGATGAAAGACATAGAGAACATCATCATGACAGAGGAAAGCCATCTGAACACCGCCGAGTGTCAAGTTGATATTGACA CAGGCTCGATGCAACAAGTCAAGCACACGTGTGTGCGAAAGAGCTTGATTTGTGCCTTTGCCATCGCATTCATCATCAGCGTCATGCTAATCGCAGCCAATCAGATGCTTCGAAGAGGGAtgaagtga
- the zmat5 gene encoding zinc finger matrin-type protein 5, whose amino-acid sequence MGKRYYCDYCDRSFQDTLHNRKKHLNGVQHHRAKKAWFDHFRDAAAILQDERTKQPCRKFLQTGQCVFGPNCRYSHMSEHHMNVLEQQIEDERWLNSDQGKSLTEPSLDKWLLRREKRAVTTKGSVLKLEEETGAESNEVPQFLLSIPDLPPSLLPVQPAGWRGAVHTDWG is encoded by the exons ATGGGGAAGCGTTATTACTGTGATTACTGTGATAGGAGTTTTCAGGACACACTGCACAACAGAAAGAAACATCTAAACGGTGTTCAGCACCACAGAGCCAAGAAAGCCTGGTTCGATCACTTCAGAG ATGCTGCTGCAATTCTACAAGATGAGAGAACCAAACAACCCTGCAGGAAGTTCTTACAGACAG GCCAGTGTGTATTTGGTCCTAACTGTCGCTATTCACACATGTCTGAGCACCATATGAATGTTTTGGAGCAACAAATTGAAG ATGAGAGGTGGCTGAACTCTGATCAGGGAAAATCCCTCACAGAACCTTCACTAGACAAGTGGCTCTTGAGGAGAGAGAAGAGGGCCGTTACAACCAAAGGAAG tgttttaaaactggaagaggaaacaggagctgaAAGTAATGAAGTTCCACAGTTTTTGCTGTCTATTCCAGATCTTCCTCCATCACTTTTACCAGTGCAGCCTGCAGGATGGAGAGGTGCAGTTCACACTGACTGGGGTTAA
- the arpc5lb gene encoding actin related protein 2/3 complex, subunit 5-like, b — translation MARNTLSSRFRRVDVDQFDENRFVEEQQDEAAEQQGPDTTEVDNLIRQGDMMAAFHIALRNPPINSKNPAIKERAQAVVLKVLTSFRSSDIESAVKSLDKNGVDLLMKYIYRGFEKPSDNSSAILLQWHEKAFAVGGLGSIVRVMTSRKTV, via the exons ATGGCGAGGAACACGCTGTCCTCCCGCTTCAGGAGGGTGGATGTGGACCAGTTCGATGAGAATCGCTTCGTGGAGGAGCAGCAGGACGAAGCGGCCGAGCAGCAAGGACCGGACACCACCGAGGTGGATAATCTCATCAGGCA AGGAGACATGATGGCAGCTTTCCACATTGCACTACGAAACCCACCAATTAACAGTAAGAACCCAGCAATAAAG GAGAGAGCTCAGGCCGTCGTGTTGAAGGTGTTGACGTCGTTCAGGAGCAGCGACATCGAGTCTGCGGTCAAATCCCTGGACAAAAACGGCGTGGATCTGCTTATGAAGTACATCTACAGAGGCTTCGAGAAACCCTCCGACAACAGCAGTGCAATCCTGCTGCAGTGGCATGAAAAG GCCTTTGCTGTTGGTGGACTCGGCTCCATCGTTCGAGTTATGACCTCGAGAAAGACGGTATGA